Sequence from the Neomonachus schauinslandi chromosome 9, ASM220157v2, whole genome shotgun sequence genome:
CTACGAAGAATAAGCCCTACTGCAAGAGAAATCTTGCTTTATGTACATAATCTTCTAATTTGGATAACCAGAATCATGATAGCAATTCTCTAGAAGTATTTCACACCAAAGGAAAACACCGATCACAAAACTAATTCTAAGCACTCTATCtgaagaataatttttcttttacaagctTAACTGTTTCAGCATTACTGAGTCCAGTAGCATCCAGAAGTAAGTAGACTAGGAATTCTCTCGTGAAATGAATAAAGCAAGTTCTGGGAAAGGAACTGATGCTTTAAAACTATCAGCAACCTAGCTGTCGTGAGAGAGCCTAGCTGCTGAGAGTTAGCCAGCCTGAACTTAGACAAAACTTGAGAATATAGGAGAAACCACGATTTCCTgctcagttgtgtgtgtgtgtgtgtctttgtgtgtatgtgtgcatgtgggaTGAGGTCTTTCAGTGAAGGAAAAGGATTACATAAGAAAAGGTGCAATGCTACTGGAAGATTATTCCACCTATGTACATTTCTTTCCATTACtggatatttgaaaatgtttaggGCAGCTCATCACTTGTCCTAACAAAGCTGTATCAATTTGTATTAATAGCCTTCTTTGGGTCAAATTGGACATTCTTATATTTCATCACTTTTCCTATCAAAAACCATCTAATTTTTGACTTAGTGTCACACAGAGACAAATGTGGAACTAGTTAAGAAAAGTAATTTGAATACATGAAAACATTCACAAACTATGATTATAGTTTGCCTATGACTCACTGTCAGTCAACCACGggtttttctttgaatatttacaGACTCTTACTTAAATAAGGTGCTCTGAAGATctaaatacttgaataaaaattcacttgtaagtttttaaaaacaactatttggaaatggaaaagaatcaCATTACAAATCAAGTACCTTTAGACTAGCTTGGGAGCGGTTACTTCACTTTCACAAAACAACCACTGAAACTGTAAGCAACAGATGGCTTAAGAAACTGCATAATCAATTTTAACCTTAAGTACAACTCAAGTACTACCATGTAAAATGTTAACTCCTGAGGACACTGGAAGGTTCTACTCAATATCTATCTAAACTATATTGTCATAAAAACCATGATCTGATGCTAGAACTGGGCTTACAGCATGCAGTGCATCATTTCTTCAAAATCAGCACTCACTAGGATTTCAAGAACAACATAACTAGGTCcttaaacatttagaaaatcgTGTATTTCTAATATAAAGTAAGCAAAATGGGATCTTCAAGTATGCTACTGAACACATCAAATGTTAGAGTCAACCAAAAATACTGCATTTTAACCTGCTTCAATTGGTAAAGTTGTCACACCAAGGAGTACCTAGTATTAGAGTTCATATCACTTCATTTCCTAAAATTGTaaagatatataatttacaactatattgaaaatattttgtactcACCTCTAACTAGTCACAGGTAAATGGAGAAAACCTTCTACTACCTTgtaccatatgaaattgctgtttttgtaggtcaaaattaaaacactgtatttaaaaaaataagttttattcaATCAAAATATGCATCATGAGcattaataattttcttctagtaggatattaaatatttcatttttataaaatttgtcatttcttCAGCTATATAAATTGTTCATATCCCTCCAATTACTGCTTCTTAATTGGAGaacatgtttcttaaaaaaagcTTCAAATGATGAAAAAGATGGTAGTTTGCTGGGTAAAGGTCTGGTGATTATAATGGACATGACAAAATTTAATGTCCCAATTCAATTAATTTTGCTTTAGTGGCTTGTGACATGTGAGGTCAAGTGCTGTCATGTAAAAGTGTGGGCTCATGTTTATTAACCAAAGgatgtttttttaatcaaaattttcaCGCACAATTTTAGTTTCTTGGTGATATGCTGCCGCTGCTGTTTCACTAGAGTTTAAACAGTAGTGATTAATTCTTCTTTCGCAGATCACCACATGGACTTCAGAACTTTTTTGGTCACAATGATAATGATGGTGCAAGTGTGGGAGCTTCACCAACATCCAACCATCGTATGAACTACTTATCAATTGTTATACAGTATCTtgtgggggggttgttttttgtgggttttgttttgttttttgggggggtttttggTCACAGGTCATGATCCGCTCTAAAAACAGGTTTCCACTGAAGTTTTGAATCTTAACAGTACACCTCTGACTGTCTCTGTTCTTGATCATCTCCCAGGAGGATGTTCTTGGGTCCGTCTTTACACTTTCCCCAGTCACAATAGAAACTCTGTCTACTTCAAGGCCTTGAAATTGTCGTTTGTAAGTTAGCTTTCACCCTGGCTCTTAATTGGTCTTTGCTCAAAATGGATTCTGATCTCCCCTGAGGCTTGTCTTTGAATCCAGATCCCCAGAAAAAGACTTTCCAAACCACCACTGAGCAGTTCTTTCACCAGCTGAGCCTTCTAAGGACAACTTGATGTTTCCACCTATGTCATTTGCAGTTATGTCCTGGCTTGAAATCATATTAAAAGGAGTATTTGCAATTCTTCCGAGGATACTATGTTATTTCTCcggaaaacaataacaaaacaactcAATAATCAAAGGAAACGGAATGAAGAGCTTAATACTATTATAATTCTAAACAGCACAACTAGAAACACACTTCACTTCAACTCTACCACCTGCAGTCATTTTTCAACTGATCTAATAATATTAGCAATTTCATGTGGTACAATCCACAAGttaatcaacaaatacttactgagcatctactatatacTAACATCTGTCTCATATCTGTACAAACATATCTTGAAAAGACTGACTTGAAAATAGGAACGTCACTAATTTCAAGGACCCTAGTGGGAAGAAATCTGGTAacatatctattattttttaaaacatccattAAAATGTATGCTTTCTTCCATGTTATAACTACACATAGTTTTTTCTGAAAACATATCAAATAGATCCTTGAAAAATTTTTTGAACCATTTAATGTAATATTGCCAAAGTTCAGCTCTGCAATGTACATTTTTCAATGAttctaacttttaaaagtcaaaatttgcctatatttgctatatattattttgaagctTCAAGAGGCTTTTTTATGATTAACAACAACACCTAACATTTATTTGTATAGTACTTTCTAAAGCACCCCCATATACATTATTCTCATTTAAGATAGCAAACAAAGACAACACAAAATTTGCACTGGTAATGAAgtagaatattaataaaaactaaaaggtaaataatctttttgtgtgtgcatttaaaaaaataatgtaaaacattaaaatccTGTGTCACTGAACCTCTGTaagacacaggagaaaaaaaaaaaccaaaaaaccctttAGTTAATGCCGGTGATTAAGCATCACTGCCCACTGCAGGTGGACCAAAAGTTTCCCGAGTACGCATCAACTGGACATCCTTGTCAGCCATACAGGTATCACAGCCCCATACTGCTGATGCCTCTGCAGTCAGGAGACCATAAGCGGTTTCAGTCATTCCAGTGCAGATCCGATGAAACCACTTCTGACAAGAGGCTTCACACAAGATGGCATCCTGATCATCATTCACTTCGTTTGTACAAATTCCACAAGGATACACTGGGTCAGAAGAAGAATGGCCATGACGGCTTGGGTGGAGAGAGGATTTATTGCTTTTTTCAGTGGCGCATGTATCTGGGGCAGCTCTAGGTTGTCGTGGCTTATTCTGTGTCCCATTTGCATGGCTGTTATTTGTAGCTTCTGCGGTACTCGAACGGCTAGTCTCTTGATTTACTGCATTGTTTCGATTAACATTTTTTAACTCAATATTACTCTGATTCACTGTGTCATCCATATTTAAGTGAGGTGGATGAGCAGAGGAattttgattagtgtttttgGTTGCTCCTTGACTAAAGTCTTGTTTTTGGGGTGGTGCTTTTGCTTGACTGAAAGTGTTTGGGGGAGGAATAAAAGAATGATTAGATTCTAACGGAGAAGTaaaatttgagttatttccagGGACAAAGTTAGATGCCAAGTCAGGGTTAGACACTTGGTTAGCATTCTGTGGAGGAATCTGATTGAAGTTTTCAGCAGGATTTTGTCGAAAATGTTGATTAGGCATGTTAACATTCTGACTTAGTGCATTATTATAAGATGGATTTCCAAAGCTTGAATTATCATGTGGCCCAAAGTTAAAAGCATGAGGTCGATTAAAACCCATGCCCAAAGGATTCTGCGGAAATGGGTGTGGCTGATTCCTGAGTGAGTAAGGACCACAGTATGGGGAAGACATTCTTGGAGGAACGTGAGGTGGCATTCTGAATGTGCTATAGCCTCCAAAGCCAGGATAACCAGGGCCAAGATATGGATTTGATGAAGGCAGTGGTTTATAGGAAATAGTATTATAGTTGTCATCAAATGGATTAGCAGCCACTAGATGGTCAGAGTTTGGATTTGGTGGTGGAGCATACTCAGACAATGGAGGAAAAGAAGGCCCCTGAAATGAGAATGTAGAATAAAGTA
This genomic interval carries:
- the PYGO1 gene encoding pygopus homolog 1, translating into MSAEQEKDPISLKRVRGGDSGLDGLGGPGVQLGSPDKKKRKTNTQGPSFPPLSEYAPPPNPNSDHLVAANPFDDNYNTISYKPLPSSNPYLGPGYPGFGGYSTFRMPPHVPPRMSSPYCGPYSLRNQPHPFPQNPLGMGFNRPHAFNFGPHDNSSFGNPSYNNALSQNVNMPNQHFRQNPAENFNQIPPQNANQVSNPDLASNFVPGNNSNFTSPLESNHSFIPPPNTFSQAKAPPQKQDFSQGATKNTNQNSSAHPPHLNMDDTVNQSNIELKNVNRNNAVNQETSRSSTAEATNNSHANGTQNKPRQPRAAPDTCATEKSNKSSLHPSRHGHSSSDPVYPCGICTNEVNDDQDAILCEASCQKWFHRICTGMTETAYGLLTAEASAVWGCDTCMADKDVQLMRTRETFGPPAVGSDA